Part of the Sulfurimonas denitrificans DSM 1251 genome is shown below.
GCATGCCTTTCCCTATATAATCATTTGCAATACCACTTAAATATATTGAAATTCCTGGGACTAAAAATGCCCCAAGTGCCTGACCTGATATTCCGCTAAGATTTATTCTAATAGTATCACTTGCTAAGCCTTTGTCTCCATAATATTCTGCTATCTCTCCACTAAGAAGTGCTCCAAAACTTCTGTTTACATTTGTAATCTCTCTTGTTATTCGAACCCTGTTCTTTGGATGTTTGATAGAGTTCATAGCCTCTTTTAAAACATCTTTTTCAAAATTATTATCATCAAATGTAGGATTGGAGTTTTGTGTTGAATGATTTACACCATCTTCTTGATGAAGAAGTGAACTAAAATCAAACTTTTTAGCAAACTCATCTTCTACAACTTTTAAAATATCGCTTCTTCCTATCATCTCTTGCATAGTTTTAAATCCAAGTTGCGCCATGATAGAGCGAATATCTTCAGCTAAAAGTGTAAAATAGTTTACAAGTTGATGAACATGCCCTTTAAAAAATTCTTGACGAAGCATCTCATTTTGTGTCGCAATACCAACGCTACATTTATTTACATGACAAATTCTAAGCATTTTACAGCCAACAATTGTTAAAACTCCTGTACCAAATGCGTAACTCTCAGCTCCAAAGAGTGCGGCTTTTATTACATCAAGACCTGTTTTTAGTCCACCGTCTGCTTGAAGTTCTACTAAACCTCTTAAATTGTTTGCTTTTAGCGCATTGTGTGCTTCACTAAGTCCCAACTCCCACGGATTTCCTGCAAATTTTATAGAAGTAAGCGGAGCTGCTCCAGTTCCGCCATCGCCTCCAGAGATAATTATCTTATCAGCATAAGCTTTTGCAACACCTGCTGCAATTGTTCCAACTCCAATAGCTGAAACCAATTTTACAGCTACTTTAGCCTTTGGATTTACCTGTTTTACATCAAATATAAGTTGTGCCAAATCCTCAATAGAGTAGATGTCATGATGAGGAGGTGGAGAGATTAGTGTAACCCCAGGAACTGTATGGCGCAGTTTTCCAATAAGAGGCGATACTTTATGACCTGGGAGTTGACCGCCTTCACCTGGCTTTGCACCTTGTGCGACTTTAATCTGAATCTCCTCTGCACTTCTTAAATATGCAGCAGTTACACCAAATCGTCCACTTGCAACTTGCTTAATCTTTGAGTTTCTATTGGTTCCGAAACGCTCAGAATCCTCTCCGCCCTCTCCTGAATTTGATTGTGCACCTATTTGATTCATCGCCATAGCAATTGTCTCATGTGCTTCTGGAGAGATTGATCCCAAACTCATAGCAGCTGAAGAAAATCTCTTAAATATCTCCTCTTTTGGCTCAACTTCTGAAATATCAATAGAGCTCCTATCTGATTTTATATCAAAGAAATCTCTGATAAATTTCAAACCTCTACTATTTACAATATCTCTTAACTTATCGTAATCTTTTTTTAAACCGCTATTAGCTGTTGCGTGGATAGCATGAATTACGGCTGGAGCAAAATCATGATGCTCAGCTCCATTATAAAATTTATAATATCCCCCAATATTTAGAGGAAAAATTCTATTAAACCCGCCATCTTCAAAAGCATCTCTATGATACTTAGAGAGTCTCTCGTCTATCTCCTTGTAGCACAATCCATTAAGCGCTGAGGAAGAAGTTTCAAAACACTCATTTACTATGTCGCGGCTTAATCCCATAATGTCAAAAAGACCTGAATTTCTATATGAAGCGACAGTTGAAATCCCCATTTTTGACATTATTTTTAAGATACCCGCATTTAAAGATACATGTACAGACTTTAACGCTGTATTACAATCTACTTTAATAGCATTAGAGCTTTTAGCATGTGCAATTGCACTCTCAGCTAAGAGTTTTGGATGGATGGCATTTGCACCATATCCTAAAAGTACAGCTGCGCTATGAGAATCATAAACCTCACTGGTAACAGCAACCATTGATGCTAAATGGCGAACTTTAGACTTTAACAAGGCTGTATTTAAACGACCAATCACCATAGCCATAGGTATAATTTTTTTCTCTTTACTAAATTCATAATCATCTAGTATAATTATTCTTGTTCCCTCATTTTTAACAGAAGAGACAACCCTCTCAACAAGAGCATCAAGTGATTTTTTAAGCTCTGACTCATAAGCTGTTGAGAATGTTTTATTACGATAAAAATCTTGATAACTTGGTGATTTTTTATCTCCAAATGATTTCAATATCACTAACTTCTCACTTGTAATAATGGGAGAGATAGATTTAAGACGATGCGCATGAAATGGAGCTTCATCTAGAATATTGTGAACTTCTCCAAAGCCTGTATTTAAACTCATTACAACTTTTTCTCTGATTGGATCAATTGGAGGATTTGTAACTTGTGCAAACTTTTGCTTAAAAAAGTCACTAAAAGCTCTTTGTTTGTTGGAAAATGCAGCAAGTGGAGTGTCATCACCCATAGAGCCCACAGCCTCTTTACCCTCTATCATCATAGGCTCTATAACTTGCTCTATCACCTCATGAGTGATGTTAAAATATCTCTGTCTAGCGACAAGCTCCTCTTTTGTATATTCTGGCTCTGACATGTACTGATCTACAACATGCTCTTGAAGATAAATCATATGCTCATTTAGCCACTTCATATATGGATTTGAACTCTTTAAATAATCATTAATCTCGCTATTTTTAAATATTTTTCCAAACTTTAAATCAAGTCCTATCATCTCTCCAGATTGCAGACGACCTCTCTCTTTGATGTTATCTTGCGCAATATCTACTACTCCATACTCGCTTGCAATTAAGAGTGTGTCATCTTTTGTAATTATATACTTTGCTGGACGAAGACCGTTCCTATCTAAAACACATCCTACATATCTTCCATCCGTTACAGAAAATGCTGCTGGACCATCCCATGCTTCAAAAACAGTAGAGTGATACTCATAAAATGCACGAAGCTCAGGATCCATATGTGGAGCATTTTGCCAAGCTGCTGGAATAACTGCACGAA
Proteins encoded:
- the gltB gene encoding glutamate synthase large subunit → MVEYKDLLRSFKDNCGFGLVANIKNIASHKVLDDAITALERMMHRGAVAADGKTGDGSGLLLSLPEEFLRNEASKSGIELPTQFAIASIFTKDIKNLLVVEEICAKNDLKVILRRDVPININALGEQALSSLPNIVQLYIIPNSIMATNRFEALLYLSRKESEHKLEEDKNFYISSMSSRVLSYKGLVMPTHIKEFYKDLQDESFKISFSLFHQRFSTNTLPEWKLAQPFRAVAHNGEINSVEGNRFNVEIKSESIKSEVFTDEEIQRILPILQPKSSDSASADNFFEFLLINGMDFFKAVRAVIPAAWQNAPHMDPELRAFYEYHSTVFEAWDGPAAFSVTDGRYVGCVLDRNGLRPAKYIITKDDTLLIASEYGVVDIAQDNIKERGRLQSGEMIGLDLKFGKIFKNSEINDYLKSSNPYMKWLNEHMIYLQEHVVDQYMSEPEYTKEELVARQRYFNITHEVIEQVIEPMMIEGKEAVGSMGDDTPLAAFSNKQRAFSDFFKQKFAQVTNPPIDPIREKVVMSLNTGFGEVHNILDEAPFHAHRLKSISPIITSEKLVILKSFGDKKSPSYQDFYRNKTFSTAYESELKKSLDALVERVVSSVKNEGTRIIILDDYEFSKEKKIIPMAMVIGRLNTALLKSKVRHLASMVAVTSEVYDSHSAAVLLGYGANAIHPKLLAESAIAHAKSSNAIKVDCNTALKSVHVSLNAGILKIMSKMGISTVASYRNSGLFDIMGLSRDIVNECFETSSSALNGLCYKEIDERLSKYHRDAFEDGGFNRIFPLNIGGYYKFYNGAEHHDFAPAVIHAIHATANSGLKKDYDKLRDIVNSRGLKFIRDFFDIKSDRSSIDISEVEPKEEIFKRFSSAAMSLGSISPEAHETIAMAMNQIGAQSNSGEGGEDSERFGTNRNSKIKQVASGRFGVTAAYLRSAEEIQIKVAQGAKPGEGGQLPGHKVSPLIGKLRHTVPGVTLISPPPHHDIYSIEDLAQLIFDVKQVNPKAKVAVKLVSAIGVGTIAAGVAKAYADKIIISGGDGGTGAAPLTSIKFAGNPWELGLSEAHNALKANNLRGLVELQADGGLKTGLDVIKAALFGAESYAFGTGVLTIVGCKMLRICHVNKCSVGIATQNEMLRQEFFKGHVHQLVNYFTLLAEDIRSIMAQLGFKTMQEMIGRSDILKVVEDEFAKKFDFSSLLHQEDGVNHSTQNSNPTFDDNNFEKDVLKEAMNSIKHPKNRVRITREITNVNRSFGALLSGEIAEYYGDKGLASDTIRINLSGISGQALGAFLVPGISIYLSGIANDYIGKGMHGGKIIIKSINEGEEFAAGGNTCLYGATGGKLYISGSVGERFAVRNSGALAIVEGTGDNACEYMTGGVVVILGRTGINFGAGMTGGISFVYDFEHTFIESVNRELVEPIRIDTDDGDEARHYLKQLLKDYLTETQSKKAQKLLDNFRVEVRNFWLVKPKNLTKLPMNLEIGD